Proteins encoded in a region of the Puniceibacterium sp. IMCC21224 genome:
- a CDS encoding HAD family phosphatase, producing MTPQAVIFDIGNVLIEWQPERFFDRVLGVEQRNALFAEVNLHAMNDVVDRGADFRDTVYACAETYPAWRDAIRMWHDNWLDLATPEIAHSVRLLRALRVKAVPVFALTNFGIGTFALAEPRYPFLGEFDRRYISAQLGVIKPDPEIYAMVEADCGIAPQALLFTDDRADNIAAAKTRGWQAHLFEGPLGWAQVLVDQGLLTREEAA from the coding sequence ATGACACCACAGGCAGTGATTTTCGATATCGGCAACGTACTGATCGAATGGCAGCCCGAGCGGTTTTTTGATCGCGTCCTGGGTGTTGAACAGCGCAACGCGTTGTTCGCCGAGGTAAACCTTCACGCAATGAACGACGTGGTTGACCGCGGCGCGGATTTTCGTGACACGGTCTATGCCTGCGCCGAAACCTACCCCGCCTGGCGGGACGCAATCCGGATGTGGCACGACAACTGGCTGGATCTGGCCACGCCAGAGATTGCGCATTCGGTTCGCCTCTTGCGTGCTTTGCGAGTCAAAGCGGTGCCAGTCTTTGCACTGACAAATTTCGGCATCGGGACGTTTGCATTGGCAGAGCCGCGATATCCGTTTCTTGGCGAATTTGACCGGCGCTACATTTCGGCCCAACTGGGGGTGATCAAGCCCGATCCAGAGATCTATGCTATGGTTGAGGCCGATTGCGGGATTGCGCCACAGGCCCTGCTGTTCACTGACGATCGTGCCGATAATATCGCCGCCGCCAAGACACGGGGCTGGCAGGCGCACCTTTTTGAAGGACCTTTGGGGTGGGCGCAGGTGCTCGTCGATCAAGGATTGCTCACGCGGGAAGAGGCGGCATGA
- a CDS encoding YaiI/YqxD family protein — MTAVYIDADACPVKEEAERVATRHGVRMYLVANGGLRPPRNPLVELVVVPDGPDVADMWIADRAGPGDVVVTGDIPLAAKCVAAGARVLRHNGDAFTPANIGQQLAMRDLMTDLRAADPFRQGGGKGFTKADRSRFLEALERELRAAQR, encoded by the coding sequence GTGACCGCAGTCTACATCGACGCGGACGCCTGCCCTGTCAAGGAAGAGGCCGAGCGGGTGGCCACACGGCACGGTGTGCGGATGTATTTGGTCGCCAATGGCGGTCTTCGCCCGCCACGCAATCCGCTGGTCGAACTGGTGGTGGTGCCGGACGGACCCGACGTGGCTGACATGTGGATCGCAGACCGCGCAGGCCCCGGCGATGTGGTTGTAACCGGGGACATCCCGCTGGCCGCAAAATGTGTGGCCGCTGGCGCTCGGGTGTTGCGCCACAACGGCGACGCGTTCACCCCGGCCAACATCGGGCAACAACTGGCGATGCGGGATCTCATGACAGACCTGCGGGCGGCAGACCCGTTCCGGCAGGGCGGCGGGAAAGGCTTTACAAAGGCGGACCGGTCCCGTTTCCTTGAGGCGCTGGAGCGGGAACTACGGGCCGCACAACGGTGA